The Wansuia hejianensis genomic interval CAGCTCCTGAACCACCTGCTCTCCCTGACGGAGAAACAGCTCCGCGCAATTCAAAAGTCTCACTTCAAAACCATTTTTTTTCTGCTTCTTCTGTATAAACTTCCTGGTCTTCCGGATTTCCGCATTGTGGCGGTCACATTCATGGACCAGTGACTCTCTCACATACTCGTTCTGGATTTCCCCCCGCATCACTTTATGTAAAACAGCCAGCTTCCTCACCGCCCGTTCAATATCGCTGATAGAACGGGTATCGCATTCTTTTCCCACGTACCAGTCACGCAGCACATAGGCGTTTTCTTCTTTATCATAGGAGATCAGTTCACCCTCCAGATTTCTCCGGAGACAGTCCAGATAGGGAAATCCTGCCTCTTTTATCCGGCTCATCAGCTCGTATTGCTGTTCCAGCTTCCGTTTTGTCCCACTGTATTCTTTAATGCTGACCCATCCGTCTGAAGTTTCATACAGCAAAACTCCTCTTCCACGGCAGGCTGTCCTCGCTGTAAGCCCATATTGCTCCAACACCCATAAACCACGATCGTACACTGGCGCTCCCCCTTTCGTCTTTCTATCCTATGCTCAGAGGGATGAGAATATTTCTGGTTTTACAGTGAGTCCGATCCATATCCGCCGCTCACTGTTTTTCAGGATGTTCAGTACAATTAGATACGGCTAATCGATTTTTCCCGCTCCACTTCAATAAAACAGCAGAATGAATGATGACAAGCACAGAACCCGCATTATGAACCAGCGCTCCCACCACAGGATTAAGAATACCAGCCATCGCCAGGGCCAGAGCCAGGAAATTCAGTATCATAGAAAAGCTCAGGTTACATTTAATCGTGTTCATCATTCTCCTGGACAATTCCAGCAGATGGGGCAATTCTTTTATCTCGTCACTCACCAGCACAATGTCTGCCGCATCCACTGCTATATCACTTCCCACGCCTCCCATGGCTATTCCTACGGCGGCCTTTTTCAGGGCCGGGGCGTCGTTTAC includes:
- a CDS encoding CotS family spore coat protein, whose product is MYDRGLWVLEQYGLTARTACRGRGVLLYETSDGWVSIKEYSGTKRKLEQQYELMSRIKEAGFPYLDCLRRNLEGELISYDKEENAYVLRDWYVGKECDTRSISDIERAVRKLAVLHKVMRGEIQNEYVRESLVHECDRHNAEIRKTRKFIQKKQKKNGFEVRLLNCAELFLRQGEQVVQELENSDYEILRKESLNLGSICHGDYNQHNVLFNGNQIAITNFDKWNYDIQVADLYHFMRKILEKHNWDLSMGLGMLDTYQEVKPLSKAELNNLRIRLAYPWKFWKLCNFYSSTNKAWISGKNMEKLDQLQRQWKNWLYFLEKAF